A window of Rubricoccus marinus contains these coding sequences:
- a CDS encoding PLD nuclease N-terminal domain-containing protein has protein sequence MKRLSLLPALFLGLATVALSGCGGGNAFDVIAGWQSGVCGLIYAIVLVWAFVQIANSSADTGSKVLWALVVFFFPFVGLIAWYFMGPGRR, from the coding sequence ATGAAACGCCTCTCCCTCCTCCCCGCCCTGTTCCTCGGCCTCGCCACGGTTGCCCTGAGCGGTTGCGGCGGCGGCAACGCCTTCGACGTCATCGCCGGGTGGCAGAGCGGCGTCTGCGGCCTGATCTACGCCATCGTCCTCGTGTGGGCGTTCGTGCAGATCGCGAACAGCTCTGCCGATACGGGCAGTAAGGTTCTGTGGGCCCTCGTGGTCTTCTTCTTCCCCTTCGTGGGCCTCATCGCGTGGTACTTCATGGGACCAGGCCGCCGCTAG
- the recA gene encoding recombinase RecA: MAAKEDITDAAKVKALDLAMKQIDKQFGKGAVMKMGDAPPVLMDAVSTGSLTLDHALGIGGVPRGRIIEIYGPESSGKTTLATQIIAEAQKMGGTCAFIDAEHAFDPTYAEKLGVNTDELLMSQPDTGEQALEICDMLVRSGAIDVVVIDSVAALVPKAEIEGEMGASHVGIQARLMSQALRKITGTIKRTNTILIFINQIRMKIGVMFGSPETTAGGRALKFYASVRMDIRRIGAIKDGTEVTGNRTRVKVVKNKVAPPFRQAEFDIIYGEGVSSLGELVDLGLEHDIIQKSGSWYSYGDVKIGQGRDATKAWLKENENYREEVKNKIRVELGMIPDPNAEVEETAVSPNGQLVDAD, translated from the coding sequence ATGGCCGCCAAAGAAGACATCACAGACGCCGCCAAAGTCAAAGCGCTCGATCTCGCGATGAAGCAGATCGATAAGCAGTTCGGGAAGGGCGCCGTCATGAAGATGGGCGACGCGCCGCCCGTCCTGATGGACGCCGTTTCCACCGGATCGCTGACGCTGGACCACGCGCTTGGAATTGGCGGCGTGCCGCGCGGGCGCATCATCGAGATCTACGGGCCGGAGTCGTCGGGTAAGACGACGCTCGCGACGCAGATCATCGCCGAGGCCCAGAAGATGGGCGGCACGTGCGCCTTTATCGACGCCGAGCACGCCTTCGACCCGACCTACGCCGAGAAGCTGGGCGTCAACACCGACGAACTCCTGATGTCGCAGCCCGACACCGGTGAGCAAGCGCTGGAGATCTGTGACATGCTCGTTCGCTCCGGCGCCATTGACGTGGTCGTAATCGACTCCGTGGCCGCGCTCGTGCCCAAGGCCGAGATCGAAGGCGAGATGGGTGCCAGCCACGTCGGTATCCAGGCGCGGCTCATGAGCCAGGCGCTTCGCAAGATCACCGGCACGATCAAGCGGACAAACACGATCCTGATCTTCATCAACCAGATCCGAATGAAGATCGGCGTCATGTTCGGCTCCCCGGAGACGACCGCCGGTGGCCGCGCGCTTAAGTTCTACGCCTCGGTCCGCATGGACATCCGCCGCATCGGCGCGATCAAGGACGGCACGGAGGTGACCGGTAACCGAACCCGCGTTAAGGTGGTCAAGAACAAGGTGGCTCCGCCGTTTAGGCAGGCTGAGTTCGACATCATCTACGGCGAGGGCGTCTCCTCCCTCGGCGAGCTCGTCGACCTCGGTCTGGAGCACGACATCATCCAGAAGTCTGGCTCCTGGTACTCCTACGGCGATGTCAAAATCGGCCAGGGTCGCGACGCGACGAAGGCGTGGCTCAAGGAGAACGAGAACTACCGCGAGGAGGTCAAGAACAAGATCCGGGTCGAACTCGGCATGATCCCCGATCCCAACGCGGAGGTGGAGGAGACCGCGGTCTCGCCCAACGGCCAACTCGTCGACGCCGACTAG
- a CDS encoding metallophosphoesterase gives MQTSQVPSRPPLARTATVGLFADAQYCDCAPEADRHYRASLWKLGAAADAFDRERVDFSVHLGDLIERDAESFAPALGALAGLDSALVHVLGNHDFDVAGDDRESVPERLGMEARYHERSKGLWRFVFMDGTDLSTFATAPGSTRRAETDVMRDSISASGGEVHLWNGGVGREQLAWLRATLDDALARGQRVVILSHFPLYPFTTHNLWNADAVLAVLDDYSNIVAHVSGHDHGGRATTRGGVYHIGIEGVVETRGQNAYAVAYFGVHALELRGVGRAASVVLPYRNGETSARRRRPGTAR, from the coding sequence GTGCAAACCTCGCAGGTTCCATCCCGGCCGCCTCTGGCGCGGACCGCAACGGTCGGGCTGTTCGCGGACGCGCAATACTGTGATTGCGCGCCAGAGGCCGACCGCCACTACCGCGCAAGCCTGTGGAAACTGGGCGCGGCGGCCGACGCATTCGACCGCGAGCGCGTGGATTTCTCTGTGCACCTCGGAGACCTGATCGAGCGCGATGCGGAGAGCTTTGCGCCCGCGCTCGGCGCGCTGGCAGGATTGGACTCAGCCCTCGTCCACGTCCTCGGCAATCACGATTTCGACGTAGCGGGGGACGACCGCGAGTCCGTCCCCGAACGGCTCGGTATGGAGGCGCGCTACCACGAGCGCTCCAAGGGCCTCTGGCGCTTTGTGTTCATGGACGGCACGGACCTAAGCACGTTCGCGACGGCGCCGGGGAGCACTCGGCGCGCGGAGACGGACGTGATGCGCGATTCGATCTCGGCCTCTGGCGGCGAGGTTCACCTATGGAACGGCGGCGTCGGCCGGGAGCAACTGGCGTGGCTCCGCGCGACGCTCGACGACGCGCTCGCCAGAGGTCAGCGTGTAGTCATCCTCTCGCACTTCCCGCTCTACCCGTTCACGACGCACAACCTCTGGAATGCGGACGCTGTGCTCGCCGTCTTAGACGACTACTCGAACATCGTCGCCCACGTGAGCGGCCACGACCACGGAGGTCGCGCCACGACTCGGGGGGGCGTCTACCACATCGGCATTGAGGGCGTCGTCGAGACGCGGGGTCAGAACGCATACGCAGTGGCTTATTTCGGCGTGCACGCGCTCGAACTCCGGGGAGTGGGGCGGGCGGCCTCCGTCGTCCTGCCGTACCGGAACGGGGAGACGTCTGCTCGTCGGCGCCGTCCGGGTACGGCACGGTAG
- the glgX gene encoding glycogen debranching protein GlgX produces MHLLPGKPYPLGATWDGVGVNFSLYAPGADRVDLVLFDGPEPDAVSMPITLEERTGPHHHGYLRNVRPGQLYGYRVHGPYDPARGLRFNPNKILLDPYAKAIGRPLAWDDSLFGYQIGHPDADLSFDERDSAPFAPLAAVIESRFEWGDDRKPDIPWESTIIYEAHVKGVSQLHPGVDEELRGTYLGMASEPVIDYLKDLGVTTVQLLPVHAKLQDRRLVEAGLSNYWGYNTLAFLAPEPEYATRAGTDAVRDFKIMVRALHQAGLEVIIDVVYNHTAEGNRFGPTLSFRGIDNLSYYKESPDDARYLVDYTGTGNTLDAGNPYVLQLIMDSLRYWVLEMHVDGFRFDLASALARELYDVNMLASFFQIVQQDPVLSQVKLIAEPWDVGPGGYQVGAFPWQWAEWNGRYRDTVRQFWRGDPGMKSDFATRMAGSSDLYANSGRRPFASINFVTAHDGFTLQDQVSYSRKHNHANGEDNRDGHEPNYSTNCGVEGPTDDPDVRACRQRLKRALMGSLLLSQGVPMILGGDEIGRTQGGNNNAYNQDNPTTWYDWDLDAEDEEFLDFVREAIAFRRAHPNVRRRSFLTGYADEAGVRDAAWWHPDGRLMEGPDWEGSGLTTFGLLLRGDRIPGTDARGWPRMDDTLLLLFNKGDHDHDLVLPVREAGTPLAWRAEAPFDLGVEPRYEDGATVTLPSKSLVVLAAVPWPEGEPS; encoded by the coding sequence ATGCACCTCCTCCCCGGCAAACCCTACCCTCTCGGCGCGACCTGGGATGGCGTCGGCGTCAACTTCAGCCTCTACGCGCCGGGGGCGGACCGCGTGGACCTGGTGCTGTTCGACGGGCCGGAGCCGGACGCCGTCAGCATGCCGATCACGCTGGAAGAGCGGACGGGGCCGCACCACCACGGGTACCTCCGCAACGTGCGCCCGGGGCAGCTCTACGGCTACCGCGTGCACGGGCCGTACGACCCCGCCAGAGGCCTGCGCTTCAACCCCAACAAGATCCTGCTGGACCCATACGCCAAAGCCATCGGGCGGCCTCTGGCGTGGGACGACTCGCTGTTCGGCTACCAGATCGGGCACCCCGACGCAGACCTCAGCTTCGACGAGCGCGACAGCGCGCCGTTTGCGCCTCTGGCGGCCGTGATCGAGAGCCGGTTCGAGTGGGGCGACGACCGCAAGCCGGACATCCCGTGGGAGAGCACCATCATCTACGAGGCGCACGTCAAGGGCGTGAGCCAACTCCATCCGGGCGTGGACGAGGAGTTGCGCGGGACGTACCTCGGGATGGCGAGTGAGCCGGTCATCGACTACCTCAAGGACCTCGGCGTGACAACGGTGCAACTCCTCCCGGTGCACGCCAAGTTGCAAGACCGCCGGCTTGTAGAAGCCGGGCTGTCCAACTACTGGGGCTACAACACGCTCGCCTTTCTCGCGCCCGAGCCCGAGTACGCGACGCGTGCCGGGACGGACGCCGTGCGCGACTTCAAGATCATGGTCCGCGCGCTCCACCAAGCGGGGCTGGAGGTCATCATCGACGTGGTGTACAACCACACCGCCGAGGGCAACCGCTTTGGCCCGACGCTCTCGTTCCGCGGCATCGACAACCTCTCGTACTACAAGGAATCGCCCGACGACGCGCGTTACCTCGTGGACTACACGGGGACGGGAAACACGCTGGACGCGGGCAACCCGTACGTGCTCCAACTCATCATGGACAGCCTCCGGTACTGGGTGCTGGAGATGCACGTGGACGGCTTCCGGTTCGACCTCGCGAGCGCGCTCGCCCGCGAGTTGTACGACGTCAACATGCTGGCCTCGTTTTTTCAGATCGTGCAGCAGGACCCCGTCCTGAGCCAGGTGAAGCTTATTGCCGAGCCGTGGGACGTGGGGCCCGGCGGCTACCAGGTGGGCGCCTTTCCGTGGCAGTGGGCGGAGTGGAACGGCCGCTACCGCGACACCGTGCGGCAGTTCTGGCGGGGCGATCCTGGCATGAAGTCCGACTTCGCAACGCGCATGGCGGGCTCGTCAGATCTCTACGCCAACTCGGGCCGCCGCCCCTTTGCGAGCATCAACTTCGTGACGGCGCACGATGGGTTCACGCTGCAAGACCAGGTCTCCTACTCCCGCAAGCACAACCACGCCAACGGCGAGGACAACCGCGACGGCCACGAGCCCAACTACTCCACCAACTGCGGCGTAGAGGGCCCCACGGACGACCCCGACGTGCGCGCCTGCCGCCAGAGGCTCAAGCGCGCCCTCATGGGCTCGCTGCTGCTCTCGCAAGGCGTGCCGATGATCCTCGGCGGCGACGAGATCGGGCGGACGCAGGGCGGCAACAACAACGCCTACAACCAGGACAACCCGACCACGTGGTACGACTGGGACTTGGACGCGGAGGACGAGGAGTTCTTGGACTTCGTGCGCGAGGCCATCGCGTTCCGGCGCGCGCACCCCAACGTGCGCCGTCGCTCATTCCTCACCGGCTACGCCGACGAGGCCGGCGTGCGCGACGCCGCGTGGTGGCACCCAGATGGCCGCCTCATGGAGGGGCCGGACTGGGAAGGCTCCGGTCTCACCACGTTCGGGCTCTTGCTCCGCGGCGACCGCATCCCCGGCACGGACGCCAGAGGCTGGCCGCGCATGGACGACACGCTGCTGCTGCTGTTCAACAAGGGCGACCACGACCACGACCTCGTGCTGCCCGTGCGCGAAGCCGGGACGCCTCTGGCGTGGCGCGCCGAGGCGCCGTTCGATCTCGGCGTGGAGCCGCGCTACGAGGACGGCGCGACCGTGACGCTGCCGTCCAAGTCGCTCGTGGTCCTCGCGGCCGTGCCGTGGCCGGAGGGAGAGCCGAGCTAA
- the malQ gene encoding 4-alpha-glucanotransferase codes for MTRRQSGLLLHVTSLPSPFGIGDLGPGAHAFVDYLARAGQTLWQVLPLVPPGYGHSPYASPSTFAADELLVSPERLIEDGLLSSGDLAGAPDFPAERVAFGAVETYKRALLDLAYARWRDGDAAHLSEDYIRFCNEHVDWLDRYALFAALKVAHGGVEWIEWPAPLARREESALIEAAHEHAGAMDRVRFGQFMFWRQWEALHDYARTRGVRILGDLPIYVAFDSADVWAHQGMFRLDASGRPTHVAGVPPDYFSETGQRWGNPLYRWDDMEADGFSWWRRRFAHTASLVDLVRLDHFRGLEAYWSVPASEPTAITGEWEKAPGEALIRALEAESGSPLPMVAEDLGIITPEVTALMDRFSLAGMAVLQFAFGSGAANSFLPHTYRPRLAAYTGTHDNNTFQGWWNEEATPEEREHARAYLHLDHCTDSPARAAVRAVMGSVAGTVVTPMQDVLGLGAETRMNTPGTVSDENWAWRVREDQFTDESAAWLRSLTELYNRGPLAPEAR; via the coding sequence ATGACCCGTCGCCAGAGCGGCCTCCTGCTTCACGTCACGTCCCTGCCGAGCCCGTTCGGCATCGGCGACCTCGGGCCCGGCGCCCACGCCTTCGTGGACTACCTCGCGCGCGCGGGCCAGACCCTGTGGCAGGTGCTCCCCCTCGTGCCGCCCGGCTACGGGCACTCGCCGTACGCGAGCCCGTCCACCTTCGCGGCCGACGAGTTGCTCGTCAGCCCCGAGCGGCTGATCGAGGACGGACTGCTGTCCTCTGGCGACCTCGCAGGCGCGCCGGACTTCCCGGCCGAGCGCGTGGCCTTTGGTGCCGTCGAGACGTACAAGCGCGCGCTCCTGGACCTCGCCTACGCCCGCTGGCGCGATGGCGACGCGGCGCACCTCTCCGAGGACTACATCCGCTTCTGCAACGAGCACGTGGACTGGCTGGACCGCTACGCGCTGTTCGCCGCGCTCAAGGTTGCCCACGGAGGCGTCGAGTGGATCGAGTGGCCTGCGCCTCTGGCGCGACGGGAGGAGAGCGCCCTTATCGAGGCCGCGCACGAGCACGCCGGCGCGATGGACCGGGTCCGCTTCGGGCAGTTCATGTTCTGGCGGCAGTGGGAGGCGCTTCACGATTACGCCCGCACTCGTGGCGTCCGCATCCTCGGCGACCTCCCCATCTACGTCGCCTTTGACAGCGCGGACGTGTGGGCACACCAGGGGATGTTCCGGCTCGACGCCAGCGGCCGCCCTACGCACGTCGCCGGTGTGCCGCCGGACTACTTCAGCGAGACCGGCCAGCGCTGGGGCAACCCGCTCTACCGCTGGGACGACATGGAGGCCGATGGCTTCTCGTGGTGGCGCCGCCGGTTTGCCCACACCGCTTCGCTCGTGGACCTCGTGCGCCTGGACCACTTCCGCGGCCTGGAAGCCTACTGGAGCGTCCCAGCCAGCGAGCCCACTGCCATAACGGGCGAGTGGGAAAAGGCCCCTGGCGAGGCGCTGATCCGCGCTCTGGAAGCCGAGTCCGGCTCGCCGCTTCCGATGGTCGCCGAGGATCTCGGCATCATCACGCCAGAGGTCACCGCGCTCATGGACCGCTTCTCGCTCGCGGGCATGGCCGTTCTGCAGTTCGCCTTCGGTAGCGGTGCCGCCAACTCCTTTCTGCCGCACACCTACCGCCCGCGTCTGGCTGCGTACACCGGCACGCACGACAACAACACGTTCCAGGGCTGGTGGAACGAGGAAGCCACGCCGGAGGAGCGCGAGCACGCCCGCGCCTACCTCCACCTCGACCACTGCACCGATTCGCCCGCCCGCGCGGCTGTCCGGGCCGTGATGGGTTCCGTCGCCGGGACCGTTGTCACGCCCATGCAGGACGTGCTTGGGCTCGGCGCAGAGACGCGCATGAACACGCCCGGAACCGTCAGCGACGAGAACTGGGCGTGGCGCGTCCGCGAGGATCAGTTCACCGACGAGTCCGCCGCGTGGCTCCGCAGCCTGACCGAGTTGTACAACCGCGGGCCTCTGGCGCCAGAGGCCCGGTAG
- the crcB gene encoding fluoride efflux transporter CrcB translates to MPTALLVALGGALGALARWGAALGMARWLGTNAPWGTWSVNLAGCFLIGLALPLLHETHPQRALAVVGFLGAFTTFSTYTADTLVLWEAGRTGLAFANAAGSVVAGLVACGLGLALGRALA, encoded by the coding sequence ATGCCTACAGCCTTACTCGTCGCCCTTGGAGGCGCGCTCGGCGCGCTCGCGCGATGGGGCGCTGCGCTCGGCATGGCGCGGTGGTTGGGGACGAACGCCCCCTGGGGCACGTGGAGCGTCAACCTCGCGGGCTGTTTCCTGATCGGCCTCGCGCTCCCGCTGCTTCACGAGACGCACCCGCAGCGCGCCCTCGCCGTCGTCGGTTTCCTGGGCGCGTTCACCACGTTCTCCACCTACACCGCCGACACGCTCGTGCTGTGGGAGGCGGGCCGAACGGGCCTGGCATTCGCCAACGCCGCGGGTAGCGTCGTGGCTGGGCTCGTGGCCTGTGGCCTCGGGCTCGCCCTCGGCCGCGCGCTTGCCTGA
- the glgB gene encoding 1,4-alpha-glucan branching protein GlgB, translated as MSFPATDRRRWAAGQYTDSYRRMGAHPNGGGTWFTVWAPRAASVSVVGDFNGWDAERHPMAPIGEGLWRTYVRNVRPGARYKYSIGRWGMRWEKTDPYAFAMEPPAPGGSASEGLAAIVTDLHVHEWEDESWMASRQGPETLKQPLAIYEVHLGSWQRPGGRPMNYRDMADPLADHVLALGFTHVELLPVMEHPYYGSWGYQVIGFFAPTFRYGSPEDFKAFVDRMHQRGVGVLLDWVPAHFAPDAQGLVDFDGEPLFEYTDPLMRTHPDWGTYVFDYGRPEVQNYLISSARFWLEEYHIDGIRVDAVASMLYRDYSRDEWSPNVHGGNHNLEAITLLQRFNSEVYAAHPTALTFAEESTAFPGVTQPTDAGGLGFLYKWNMGWMHDTLQYFHKEPIHRTHHHDDLTFPLVYAFTEQFTLPLSHDEVVHGKGSLWGKMPGDDWQKAANLRLLYAHMIGSPGKKLLFMGQEFGQVSEWTHDYGLDWGLAREPLHAGLEHWVAAVFGLYQNHPALWDDASGGFEWIDYGDKAHSVASYLRHAGGRTLLFVLNATPVVREGYRVGAPEAGQWRVVLNSDDAEYGGSGVGPAGTLKATRGGPHGRPAGLDLTLPPLAALVLERVGDG; from the coding sequence TTGTCTTTCCCCGCCACCGACCGCCGCCGCTGGGCCGCAGGCCAGTACACCGACAGCTACCGCCGCATGGGCGCCCACCCCAACGGCGGCGGGACGTGGTTCACCGTCTGGGCGCCGCGCGCGGCGAGCGTGAGCGTCGTCGGGGACTTCAACGGGTGGGACGCCGAGCGTCACCCGATGGCGCCCATCGGCGAGGGCCTCTGGCGGACGTACGTGCGCAACGTGCGACCAGGCGCGCGCTACAAGTACAGCATCGGGCGGTGGGGGATGCGGTGGGAGAAAACGGACCCGTACGCGTTCGCGATGGAGCCCCCCGCTCCCGGGGGCAGCGCCAGCGAAGGCCTGGCCGCCATCGTGACCGACCTCCACGTGCACGAGTGGGAGGACGAAAGCTGGATGGCCTCGCGCCAGGGGCCGGAAACGCTGAAGCAGCCTCTGGCGATCTACGAGGTCCACCTCGGTTCCTGGCAACGCCCGGGGGGACGGCCGATGAACTACCGCGACATGGCGGATCCTCTGGCGGACCACGTGCTCGCGCTCGGGTTCACGCACGTCGAGCTGCTGCCCGTGATGGAGCACCCGTACTACGGCTCGTGGGGCTACCAAGTGATCGGCTTTTTCGCGCCCACCTTCCGGTACGGCTCGCCAGAGGACTTCAAAGCGTTCGTGGACCGGATGCACCAGCGCGGCGTCGGCGTGCTGCTGGACTGGGTGCCGGCGCACTTCGCGCCCGACGCCCAGGGCCTCGTGGACTTCGACGGCGAGCCCCTTTTTGAGTACACCGATCCGCTCATGCGGACGCACCCCGACTGGGGCACCTACGTCTTCGACTACGGCCGGCCCGAGGTCCAGAACTACCTCATCTCGTCGGCGCGGTTCTGGCTGGAGGAGTACCACATCGACGGCATCCGCGTGGACGCGGTGGCGAGCATGCTCTACCGCGACTACTCCCGCGATGAATGGAGCCCGAACGTCCACGGCGGTAACCACAACCTGGAGGCCATCACGCTTCTCCAGCGGTTCAACTCCGAGGTCTACGCGGCCCACCCGACCGCGCTCACGTTCGCAGAGGAGTCCACGGCGTTCCCCGGCGTGACGCAGCCGACCGACGCGGGCGGCCTCGGCTTTCTCTACAAGTGGAACATGGGCTGGATGCACGACACGCTCCAGTACTTCCACAAGGAGCCCATCCACCGCACGCACCACCACGACGATCTCACCTTCCCGCTCGTCTACGCCTTTACCGAGCAGTTCACGCTCCCCCTCTCGCACGACGAAGTGGTCCACGGGAAAGGCTCACTGTGGGGCAAGATGCCGGGCGACGACTGGCAGAAAGCCGCCAATCTCCGGTTGCTCTACGCCCACATGATCGGCAGCCCGGGCAAGAAGCTGCTGTTCATGGGCCAGGAGTTCGGCCAGGTCAGCGAGTGGACGCACGACTACGGCTTGGACTGGGGGCTCGCGCGCGAGCCGCTCCACGCGGGGTTGGAACACTGGGTGGCGGCCGTTTTCGGCCTCTACCAGAACCACCCCGCGCTCTGGGACGACGCCTCTGGCGGCTTCGAGTGGATCGACTACGGCGACAAGGCGCACAGCGTCGCGAGCTACCTCCGCCACGCTGGGGGCCGGACGCTTCTCTTCGTGCTCAACGCCACGCCCGTCGTGCGCGAGGGCTACCGCGTTGGGGCGCCAGAGGCCGGCCAGTGGCGCGTCGTGCTCAACTCGGACGACGCCGAGTACGGCGGCTCCGGCGTAGGCCCGGCGGGCACGCTGAAGGCAACACGCGGAGGTCCGCACGGCCGGCCCGCCGGGCTGGACCTCACGCTGCCGCCCCTGGCGGCGCTGGTCCTGGAACGCGTCGGCGACGGATAA
- the lat gene encoding L-lysine 6-transaminase translates to MQVLDTPPKALPSATDVRDILGRHILADGYNMVLDMDQSQGIYLRDAVTGKDYVDLFTFYASNPLGMNHPGLAGPSPEAQAFRARLMDAAVNKVANSDIYTPHYARFVQTFERVGIPAELPHAFFVSGGALAIENALKVAFDWKVRKNIAAGRGEIGSQVMHFQQAFHGRSGYTMSLTNTDPNKVRYFPKFDWPRISNPVIRYGEDVEAREAQAIAEAEAAFAANPHDIAAIIIEPIQGEGGDNHFRPAFFQALRTLADEHEALLVFDEVQTGVGLTGTMWAWQGIGVQPDIMAFGKKSQVCGILASRRIDEVEDNVFEKSSRINSTWGGNLVDMVRFDRFLEVIEEHDLVGNAWRQGEHLLGRLRAMEERFESVTHARGRGLMCAFDLASGDERDAVAKRAYEHGAIVLGCGERSIRFRPALTIDRDGLDEGLAILERSLTDVLEA, encoded by the coding sequence ATGCAGGTCCTCGACACGCCCCCGAAAGCCCTCCCCAGCGCCACCGACGTCCGCGACATCCTCGGCCGCCACATCCTGGCCGACGGCTACAACATGGTCCTCGACATGGACCAGAGCCAGGGCATCTACCTCCGCGACGCCGTCACGGGTAAGGACTACGTGGACCTCTTCACGTTCTACGCCTCCAACCCGCTCGGCATGAACCACCCCGGCCTCGCCGGGCCGTCGCCAGAGGCGCAGGCGTTCCGCGCGCGGCTGATGGACGCGGCGGTCAACAAGGTGGCCAACTCGGACATCTACACGCCGCACTACGCGCGCTTCGTGCAGACGTTCGAGCGCGTCGGGATTCCGGCCGAGTTGCCCCACGCCTTTTTCGTGTCCGGCGGCGCCCTCGCGATCGAGAACGCGCTCAAGGTGGCGTTCGACTGGAAGGTGCGGAAGAACATCGCGGCGGGCCGCGGCGAGATCGGCAGCCAGGTGATGCACTTCCAGCAGGCCTTCCACGGCCGCTCGGGCTACACGATGTCGCTCACCAACACGGACCCCAACAAGGTCCGCTACTTCCCGAAGTTCGACTGGCCGCGCATCTCCAACCCCGTCATCCGCTACGGTGAGGACGTGGAGGCGCGCGAGGCGCAGGCCATCGCCGAGGCCGAGGCGGCGTTTGCGGCCAACCCGCACGACATCGCGGCCATCATCATCGAGCCCATCCAGGGCGAGGGCGGCGACAACCACTTCCGCCCCGCATTTTTCCAGGCGCTCCGCACCCTCGCCGACGAGCACGAGGCGCTCCTGGTCTTCGATGAGGTGCAGACCGGCGTCGGCCTCACGGGCACGATGTGGGCGTGGCAGGGCATCGGCGTGCAGCCGGACATCATGGCCTTTGGCAAGAAGAGCCAGGTCTGCGGCATCCTCGCCAGCCGCCGCATCGACGAGGTGGAGGACAACGTGTTCGAGAAGTCCAGCCGCATCAACTCCACCTGGGGCGGCAACCTCGTGGACATGGTCCGCTTCGACCGCTTTCTCGAGGTCATCGAGGAGCACGACTTAGTCGGCAACGCGTGGCGCCAGGGCGAGCACCTGCTCGGCCGCCTCCGCGCGATGGAGGAGCGCTTCGAGTCCGTGACCCACGCCAGAGGCCGCGGCCTCATGTGCGCCTTCGACCTCGCCTCTGGCGACGAGCGCGACGCCGTGGCCAAGCGCGCCTACGAGCACGGCGCGATCGTGCTGGGCTGCGGCGAGCGGAGCATCCGCTTCCGCCCCGCCCTCACCATCGACCGCGACGGCTTGGACGAGGGCCTCGCGATCCTCGAGCGCTCGCTGACGGACGTTCTGGAAGCCTAG
- a CDS encoding aspartyl/asparaginyl beta-hydroxylase domain-containing protein, whose amino-acid sequence MRDRIRLDLTFDSAALQDDLKRLESAGWIDHFVTQNYDGDWSVIPLRGPAGATHPVMMIYSDPTCSEFEDTPFLKDAPHFQEALQAFKCRLYAVRLMKLASGSRIKEHTDHELSAEEGTARLHIPVTTNDGVRFVLNGSRVVMKEGECWYLRLSDPHAVENTGAEDRVHLVIDAEMNPWLQAQLEAPQPPPEQTGWAQRLSRLFKAS is encoded by the coding sequence ATGCGAGACCGCATCCGGCTAGACCTCACGTTTGACTCCGCCGCGCTTCAAGACGACCTGAAGCGGCTGGAGTCGGCAGGATGGATCGATCACTTCGTGACGCAGAACTACGACGGGGACTGGAGTGTCATCCCCCTCCGAGGCCCGGCCGGGGCAACGCATCCCGTGATGATGATCTATTCGGACCCAACGTGCTCCGAGTTCGAGGACACGCCGTTTCTGAAGGACGCCCCGCATTTCCAAGAGGCCCTCCAGGCGTTCAAGTGTCGGCTCTACGCGGTCCGGCTCATGAAGCTGGCGTCGGGCTCGCGCATCAAAGAGCACACGGACCACGAGCTTTCCGCCGAAGAGGGCACCGCGCGGCTCCACATCCCGGTCACGACCAACGACGGCGTCCGCTTTGTACTGAACGGCTCCCGAGTCGTCATGAAGGAGGGGGAATGCTGGTATCTCCGGCTGAGCGACCCGCACGCGGTCGAGAACACGGGCGCCGAGGACCGGGTGCACCTCGTGATCGACGCGGAGATGAACCCGTGGCTACAGGCCCAACTCGAGGCGCCGCAGCCGCCTCCCGAGCAGACGGGTTGGGCGCAGCGGCTCTCGCGGCTTTTCAAAGCCAGCTGA